One Alnus glutinosa chromosome 3, dhAlnGlut1.1, whole genome shotgun sequence genomic region harbors:
- the LOC133864674 gene encoding uncharacterized protein LOC133864674 isoform X1, protein MSGGSSDCSRLCRLIDESLRPCTEPEAMVVSLTKEKEKQILIALSKVLKEIQLWTRKLRYSDNGKEAESACNSEYCSDSEDHHCLTKIVADLIVLLTLESQYVRHLAGNVLSFISEFLAASESDWERFVHLVCVCVELAVANTLLYSSAPSTTGAEDSNSDSSNFHAVVKPRLKNANWSTVAGIIRVLRNILKHLKQDYDEHLLEVYLDSVDSCLSNVHWDLLDENCDGQNSDSQKSFSADASFLRNTSVLQEQCVIFLGTFLQLLCSLVDESDFVEATGVSIDKHPIHLKIVNLVPKVLYWSLGKQGDCVETCISQYFRHKLLVLMVRLSFQTRLECSTLVSWLQLLHTYFQEVLQQPITQPESCQDDCLEGSPFLLSVSDGEINSPHSHHIKRQAVFLFLRLSFSLISQENTDKKCVCITPNSCLTDESNSDLECCCRKKGLLELYKWFQGNLPTEMFLSHELYFERCVKFASSFLQLFMHEDDILFKMLLQLLGIPFCAEQQFCNKKRMFQDVKEDILFHVPNLFNPVHLFHLFLSELHYDHQVLLDYLISKDTGISCAEYLLRCLRIACDSWHLFVEFSLDGKVINQSSCKKRKLSLDGSNFQVYVTPRLEKNKGILTSLEKECDRDNGHACKHYVTQPFEGARECLLLLRNSVESLHKKKLFPYNPEVLLKRLTRFQELCFKEENFF, encoded by the exons ATGTCCGGCGGCTCTTCTGATTGCTCGCGTCTTTGCCGTCTGATCGATGAGTCTCTCCGTCCGTGCACG GAACCGGAGGCGATGGTGGTTTCTTTAACGAAAGAGAAGGAGAAACAGATCCTCATCGCTCTTTCTAAG GTCTTGAAAGAAATTCAGCTTTGGACTCGAAAACTCCGCTATTCTGACAAT GGTAAGGAAGCAGAATCGGCCTGTAATAGTGAGTACTGCTCAGACTCTGAGGACCATCACTGTTTGACTAAGATCGTAGCTGACTTG ATAGTTTTGCTAACTTTGGAGAGTCAATATGTTCGACATCTGGCAGGCAATGTTCTCAGTTTCATTTCGGAGTTTTTAGCAGCATCT GAAAGTGACTGGGAAAGATTCGTCCAtttggtttgtgtttgtgtggaatTGGCAGTGGCCAACACACTTTTATATTCTTCTGCACCATCAACCACTGGAGCCGAAGATTCAAATTCTGATTCATCAAACTTTCATGCTGTTGTAAAACCTAGGCTGAAAAATGCTAACTGGTCTACAGTGGCTGGCATCATTCGAGTTTTACGTAATATCTTGAAACATTTGAAGCAAGACTATGATGAACACCTTCTTGAAGTGTACTTAGATTCTGTAGATTCTTGTCTTTCAAATGTGCACTGGGACTTATTGGATGAGAATTGTGACGGTCAGAACAGTGACTCTCAGAAGAGCTTTTCTGCGGATGCTTCATTTCTCAGAAACACCAGTGTGTTGCAAGAGCAATGTGTCATATTTCTAGGAACTTTTCTTCAGCTACTCTGTTCCTTGGTTGACGAAAGTGATTTTGTGGAAGCCACAGGTGTTTCAATTGATAAGCATCCAATTCATCTTAAAATCGTTAACCTTGTGCCTAAAGTTTTATATTGGTCCCTTGGCAAGCAAGGAGATTGTGTTGAGACTTGCATCTCTCAGTACTTTAGACATAAGTTGTTG GTTCTAATGGTCAGGCTTAGTTTTCAAACACGTCTGGAATGTTCCACTCTTGTTTCATGGTTACAACTTCTCCATACTTACTTTCAAGAGGTTTTGCAGCAGCCAATAACTCAACCTGAGTCTTGTCAGGATGATTGTCTAGAAGGCTCTCCATTTTTATTGAGTGTTTCTGATGGAGAAATAAATAGTCCGCACTCCCACCATATTAAGAGGCAggctgtttttcttttcctaaggCTTTCCTTCAGTTTGATCAGTCAAGAAAACACTGACAAGAAATGTGTATGCATAACTCCAAATTCATGCTTAACCGATGAATCAAATTCAGACCTGGAATGTTGCTGTAGAAAGAAGGGTTTGTTAGAGCTCTATAAGTGGTTTCAAGGAAATCTTCCAACTGAGATGTTTTTGAGCCATGAATTGTATTTTGAAAGATGTGTAAAATTTGCCTCATCCTTCCTCCAGTTATTCATGCATGAG GatgatatattatttaaaatgcTCTTGCAACTGCTTGGTATACCTTTTTGCGCAGAGCAACA GTTTTGCAACAAAAAAAGGATGTTTCAAGATGTCAAGGAAGATATTCTTTTTCATGTTCCAAACCTTTTTAATCCTGTACACCTTTTCCATCTATTTCTTTCAgag TTACACTATGATCACCAAGTTCTTCTTGATTACCTTATATCAAAAGACACAGGAATAAGTTGTGCAGAATATCTTTTAAG GTGCTTGCGCATAGCATGCGACTCATGGCACTTATTTGTGGAATTTTCGTTGGATGGGAAAGTTATAAATCAATCATCttgcaagaaaagaaaattgtcaTTGGATGGCTCAAATTTTCAGGTATATGTAACACCTAGACTTGAGAAAAACAAGGGAATTCTCACATCACTTGAGAAGGAATGCGACAGAGACAATGGACATGCCTGCAAGCACTATGTAACACAGCCATTTGAAGGAGCCAGAGAGTGTTTGCTTTTATTAAGAAATTCTGTTGAAAGTCTTCACAAGAAGAAGCTGTTTCCATATAACCCAGAAGTGCTTCTGAAACG TTTGACAAGATTTCAGGAGCTCTGCTTCAAggaagagaattttttttga
- the LOC133864675 gene encoding salicylic acid-binding protein 2-like — translation MAASREQTHFVLVHGACHGAWCWYKLKPRLEAAGHRVTALDLAASGINMKAIQDVHTFHDYTQPLLDLLASLAPNEKVVLVGHSLGGLNLALAMDKFPEKVAVGVFLTAFMPDTTHKPSYVVDQYVERTPADNWLDTQFSSFGNVNEPLTSMLFGPNFLSFKLYQLTPIEDLELAKSLKRLGSLFREDLSKAKTFSKEGYGSAQRVYVVCDEDLGIPKEFQRWMIENDGVKDVMEIKGADHMAMFSKPQELCHCLLEIAHKYA, via the exons ATGGCAGCTTCAAGAGAGCAAACCCATTTTGTTCTAGTGCATGGGGCATGCCATGGGGCTTGGTGCTGGTACAAGCTCAAGCCAAGGCTGGAGGCCGCAGGCCACAGGGTCACGGCGCTTGATCTTGCGGCTTCAGGCATCAACATGAAGGCAATCCAAGACGTTCATACTTTTCATGACTACACTCAGCCTTTGTTGGATCTTCTGGCTTCGCTTGCTCCAAATGAAAAGGTGGTTCTTGTTGGGCATAGCCTTGGAGGCTTGAATTTGGCCCTTGCAATGGACAAGTTCCCGGAGAAGGTAGCCGTTGGGGTTTTCCTCACCGCTTTTATGCCGGATACCACCCACAAGCCATCCTATGTCGTGGATCAG TATGTTGAGAGGACCCCAGCAGACAACTGGTTGGACACTCAGTTTTCATCCTTTGGAAACGTCAATGAACCGTTAACGTCAATGTTGTTTGGCCCCAACTTCTTGTCCTTCAAGCTTTATCAACTAACCCCAATTGAg GATCTTGAGCTGGCAAAGAGTTTAAAAAGACTGGGATCACTATTTCGTGAGGATTTGTCAAAGGCAAAGACTTTCTCAAAAGAGGGATATGGGTCGGCTCAGCGAGTTTATGTTGTGTGCGATGAGGATTTAGGAATACCAAAGGAATTTCAGAGATGGATGATTGAGAACGATGGGGTTAAAGACGTGATGGAGATTAAGGGCGCTGATCATATGGCAATGTTTTCGAAACCACAGGAACTTTGCCACTGTCTCCTCGAGATAGCGCATAAATATGCTTAA
- the LOC133864676 gene encoding salicylic acid-binding protein 2-like encodes MAASREQTHFVLVHGLCLGAWCWHKLKPRLEATGHRVTVLDLAASGINMKAIQDVHTFYDYTRPLLNLLASLAPNEKVVLVGHSLGGVNLALAMDEYPEKVAVGVFLTALMPDTTHKPSYVLDKYVEGTPAENWLDTQFSSVGSANHPLTSVLFGPNFLSSMLYQLSPIEDLELAKTLVRPGSLFREDLSKAKNFSKKGYGSVQRVYVVCDDDLAIPKEFQKWMIENSGLKDVMEIKGADHMAMVSKPQELYHRLLEIAHKYA; translated from the exons ATGGCAGCTTCAAGAGAGCAAACCCATTTTGTTCTAGTGCATGGGCTATGCCTTGGGGCTTGGTGCTGGCACAAGCTCAAGCCACGGCTCGAGGCCACCGGCCACCGGGTCACGGTGCTTGATCTTGCGGCTTCAGGCATCAACATGAAGGCAATCCAAGATGTTCATACTTTTTACGACTACACTCGGCCTTTGTTGAATCTTCTGGCTTCACTTGCTCCAAATGAAAAGGTGGTTCTTGTTGGGCATAGCCTTGGAGGCGTGAATTTGGCCCTTGCAATGGACGAGTACCCAGAGAAGGTAGCCGTTGGGGTTTTCCTCACCGCCTTAATGCCGGATACCACACACAAGCCATCCTATGTCTTGGATAAG TATGTTGAGGGGACCCCAGCAGAGAACTGGTTGGACACTCAGTTTTCATCCGTTGGAAGCGCCAACCACCCGTTAACATCAGTTTTGTTTGGCCCCAACTTCTTGTCCTCCATGCTCTATCAACTAAGCCCCATTgag GATCTTGAGCTGGCGAAGACTTTAGTAAGGCCGGGATCACTGTTTCGTGAGGACTTGTCAAAGGCCAAGAATTTCTCAAAAAAGGGATATGGGTCGGTTCAGCGAGTTTATGTTGTGTGCGATGATGATTTAGCAATACCAAAAGAATTTCAGAAATGGATGATTGAAAACAGTGGGCTTAAAGATGTGATGGAGATTAAGGGTGCTGATCACATGGCAATGGTTTCAAAACCACAAGAACTTTACCACCGTCTCCTCGAGATAGCGCATAAATACGCTTAA
- the LOC133864333 gene encoding pentatricopeptide repeat-containing protein At3g50420, whose translation MPPLSETASLATLIQKCTTVTSLRKARQVHALILTTTTTVDAQTPYLNNNLLSMYARCGLLGESQLVFDKMPQRSLVSFNALIAAYSRAPDHAVLAFELLSQMESVCLRPNGSTFTSLLQASSSLEDWLAGSLLHAQVVKFGFLNDVFVQTSLLGMYSNCGDLESAKRTFRFINDKDVVAWNSIIFGNLSNDKLREGLDVFGGMVRTGVIPTEFTYSMVLNACGRLGDYQCGQLLHAQVIVSNALADLPLQNALLDMYCNCGDTRKAFSVFLRMENPNLVSWNSMIAGYSENEEGEEAMTLFIQLQGMSLPKLDEYTYAAIISATGAFLASNYGKPLHAQVTKAGFERSVYVGSTLVSMYFKNAEAESAEKVFNWVLEKDVVLWTEMIIGHTRMADGGSAIKFFNGMCQEGRKIDSFALSGALGACADLALLKKGEIIHSQAVKRGYDAVMSVCGSLVDMYVKNGDLLSAQSIFFELPNPDLKCWNSMLGGYSHHGMAVEALQLFEEMLNHGMRPDQVTFLSLLSACNHRGLIEKGKFLWKHMKENSFSPGPKHYSCMVSLLSRAGLLDEAEEMIAESPYRENNPELWRTLLSSCVIKRNMRIGVHAAEQVLRLDAEDSATHVLLSNLYAAAGRWDDVAEMRRKIRGLMLEKDPGLSWIEAKNDIHAFASGDQIHPNAEEAQDELHRLQQNMRRSETEEFDARIYST comes from the coding sequence ATGCCACCATTGTCTGAGACAGCTTCCTTGGCCACTCTTATACAAAAATGCACCACTGTAACCTCACTGAGAAAAGCGCGTCAAGTTCACGCTCTCATCctaaccaccaccaccactgtCGATGCCCAAACTCCCTATCTGAACAACAACCTCCTCTCCATGTACGCGCGGTGTGGCTTGCTCGGGGAGTCTCAGTTGGTGTTCGACAAAATGCCTCAGAGAAGTCTTGTTTCGTTCAATGCACTTATCGCAGCGTATTCTCGAGCACCGGACCATGCGGTTTTGGCGTTCGAATTGCTTTCCCAAATGGAAAGTGTGTGCCTGAGGCCAAATGGTTCGACTTTCACGAGCTTACTGCAAGCATCTTCTTCGCTTGAGGACTGGTTGGCTGGCTCTTTGCTCCATGCCCAAGTTGTGAAGTTTGGGTTCTTGAATGATGTTTTTGTTCAAACCTCTCTACTTGGGATGTATTCGAATTGTGGGGATTTGGAATCTGCGAAAAGAACTTTCAGGTTTATAAATGATAAAGATGTGGTAGCTTGGAATTCTATCATATTTGGGAACTTAAGTAATGATAAGCTCAGGGAAGGGCTTGATGTCTTTGGTGGGATGGTGAGGACGGGTGTTATTCCCACCGAGTTTACGTATTCAATGGTTTTGAATGCGTGTGGCAGATTGGGAGATTATCAGTGTGGACAACTTCTCCATGCCCAAGTTATTGTTTCGAACGCGCTAGCTGATTTACCTTTGCAAAATGCCTTGCTTGACATGTATTGTAATTGTGGTGATACGCGAAAAGCATTTAGTGTTTTTCTTAGAATGGAAAATCCGAATTTGGTTTCATGGAACTCAATGATTGCTGGGTATTCGGAGAATGAGGAAGGAGAGGAAGCCATGACTCTGTTTATACAGTTGCAGGGAATGTCTCTTCCTAAACTAGATGAGTATACTTATGCAGCCATCATATCTGCGACTGGTGCATTCCTAGCCTCTAATTATGGGAAACCTCTCCATGCCCAAGTTACAAAAGCAGGATTTGAGAGGAGTGTCTATGTAGGAAGTACACTGGTTTCCATGTATTTCAAAAACGCTGAAGCTGAATCTGCAGAAAAGGTCTTTAATTGGGTTTTAGAGAAGGATGTTGTACTCTGGACTGAAATGATCATAGGCCATACTAGAATGGCTGATGGGGGGAGTGCAATCAAATTCTTCAATGGAATGTGTCAGGAAGGCCGTAAGATTGATAGTTTTGCTCTTAGTGGAGCATTGGGTGCATGTGCGGACCTTGCACTACTGAAAAAAGGTGAAATAATTCATTCCCAGGCCGTAAAAAGGGGATATGATGCTGTAATGTCTGTCTGTGGGAGTTTGGTAGATATGTATGTCAAAAATGGGGACCTCCTGTCTGCTCAATCAATATTTTTCGAACTTCCAAACCCTGATTTAAAGTGCTGGAACTCAATGCTTGGAGGATATAGTCATCATGGAATGGCAGTGGAGGCACTGCAGCTCTTTGAAGAGATGCTGAATCATGGTATGAGACCAGATCAAGTGACATTTTTGTCTCTACTCTCTGCTTGTAACCACAGAGGGTTGATAGAAAAAGGAAAGTTCTTGTGGAAACATATGAAGGAAAATAGTTTTTCACCTGGTCCTAAGCACTATTCTTGCATGGTTAGTTTGCTAAGTCGAGCTGGATTATTGGACGAGGCAGAGGAAATGATAGCTGAATCACCTTACAGAGAAAATAATCCAGAACTGTGGAGAACTTTGCTAAGCTCATGTGTCATCAAAAGAAATATGAGAATAGGAGTTCATGCAGCAGAACAAGTTCTGAGATTGGATGCAGAGGACAGTGCAACCCATGTCTTGCTTTCTAATCTTTATGCTGCTGCAGGAAGATGGGATGATGTTGCAGAAATGAGACGAAAGATACGGGGATTGATGTTGGAAAAGGATCCCGGGCTAAGCTGGATTGAGGCCAAGAATGATATTCATGCATTTGCCTCTGGGGACCAAATACATCCCAATGCTGAAGAAGCCCAAGATGAACTGCATAGGCTACAACAGAATATGAGAAGATCAGAAACAGAAGAATTTGATGCAAGGATTTATTCTACGTAG
- the LOC133865038 gene encoding nuclear pore complex protein NUP58, with product MAFSLFSTPQPQQQQQQQQLFQPQPQPFQQSSPFAFPQQQQQQQQQQQIFQPQQLQQQQQQQQQQQQQQQQQQQQQQQHLFLFTNDKTPANYNTKWSELHPESQKILLKIEERILEYRDESQRLDQCSRLYDSSVSNDALELDASLIVQELGGVSTAMERQKALLHELMAVVKDMLRNTEVAIRSFMMLRPRFLHPNAGGASNATASSQAPGTAVPSGSSIQMTATSIVPVFDFYSGVPRKPSPFLQQTVARFEKYLGECRQWIEELEQLLLLGPERSSSNLGSSLLQSLPKVMSNVHDFFLHVAAKVESIHQYIESMKAAYLADQRRRGDGNDPFLEADRRETARQEAAAKRVHPTSHLPTNSQPSTQVAGLLTSSGTHGASTAPQTSAATTSASSGSGLSLFGTPASAPSSLPSSLFATPTTSAPVSSLFGSSGATPQASLFGSSSASLFGSASTPLFSNAAPFGSTTLPGSSLFSTPFASGVATGSGSSFGAPSKSSKPKSRTGRR from the exons ATGGCGTTCTCACTGTTTTCTACTCCACAacctcaacaacaacaacagcagcaACAGCTGTTTCAGCCTCAACCTCAGCCTTTCCAGCAGAGCAGCCCTTTTGCTTTTCCgcaacagcaacaacaacaacagcagcagcagcaaatCTTCCAACCACAGCAGCTgcagcagcaacaacaacaacaacaacaacaacaacagcaacagcaacagcaacagcaacagcagcagcagcattTATTTCTGTTCACCAACGATAAGACTCCGGCGAATTATAATACCAAGTGGTCGGAACTTCATCCCGAGTCCCAGAAAATTCTCCTTAAGATCGA GGAGCGGATATTGGAGTATAGAGATGAGAGCCAGAGGCTAGATCAGTGTAGTCGTCTTTATGATTCTTCGGTTTCCAATGATGCACTCGAGCTTGATGCAAGCCTTATTGTTCAG GAACTTGGTGGAGTTAGTACTGCAATGGAACGACAGAAAGCTCTGCTTCATGAGCTAATGGCTGTTGTGAAAGATATGTTACGGAACACAGAGGTTGCTATTCGCTCTTTCATGATGCTACGCCCAAGGTTCCTTCATCCAAATGCTGGAGGTGCTTCGAATGCCACTGCATCGTCACAAGCGCCAGGAACAGCAGTACCATCTGGTTCAAGTATTCAAATGACAGCAACCTCTATAGTGCCAGTTTTTGATTTCTATAGTGGGGTTCCAAGAAAACCATCTCCCTTTTTACAGCAAACGGTTGCCAGATTTGAGAAGTATCTTGGTGAGTGCCGCCAGTGGATCGAAGAGTTAGAGCAGCTTCTTCTCTTAGGTCCTGAAAGGAGCTCTTCCAATCTTGGATCCTCATTATTACAATCTCTTCCAAAAGTCATGTCAAATGTGCATGACTTTTTTCTTCACGTGGCTGCTAAG GTGGAGAGCATTCATCAATATATTGAATCCATGAAAGCAGCTTATCTCGCTGACCAGCGCCGCCGAGGGGATGGGAATGATCCTTTTCTTGAGGCTGATCGGCGCGAAACAGCACGACAAGAAGCCGCTGCTAAGAGGGTACATCCAACTTCTCATTTGCCTACAAATTCACAACCATCAACACAAGTTGCGGGGTTGTTAACGAGCTCAGGGACTCATGGGGCATCAACTGCCCCACAGACATCTGCAGCAACTACATCAGCTTCATCTGGGAGTGGGTTGTCACTTTTTGGTACTCCTGCTTCTGCTCCTTCCTCTTTGCCATCTTCTTTGTTTGCAACACCAACCACTTCTGCTCCAGTATCCTCTCTATTTGGATCATCTGGAGCTACGCCCCAGGCATCACTCTTTGGTTCTTCATCAGCATCTTTGTTTGGGTCTGCTTCAACTCCTTTGTTTAGTAATGCTGCTCCTTTTGGTTCTACCACTCTCCCTGGAAGTTCACTATTTTCAACACCATTTGCTTCAG GTGTCGCAACAGGATCTGGGTCTAGCTTTGGGGCTCCATCG AAATCGTCAAAGCCTAAATCTCGAACTGGTAGACGGTAG
- the LOC133864674 gene encoding uncharacterized protein LOC133864674 isoform X2 encodes MSGGSSDCSRLCRLIDESLRPCTEPEAMVVSLTKEKEKQILIALSKVLKEIQLWTRKLRYSDNGKEAESACNSEYCSDSEDHHCLTKIVADLIVLLTLESQYVRHLAGNVLSFISEFLAASESDWERFVHLVCVCVELAVANTLLYSSAPSTTGAEDSNSDSSNFHAVVKPRLKNANWSTVAGIIRVLRNILKHLKQDYDEHLLEVYLDSVDSCLSNVHWDLLDENCDGQNSDSQKSFSADASFLRNTSVLQEQCVIFLGTFLQLLCSLVDESDFVEATGVSIDKHPIHLKIVNLVPKVLYWSLGKQGDCVETCISQYFRHKLLVLMVRLSFQTRLECSTLVSWLQLLHTYFQEVLQQPITQPESCQDDCLEGSPFLLSVSDGEINSPHSHHIKRQAVFLFLRLSFSLISQENTDKKCVCITPNSCLTDESNSDLECCCRKKGLLELYKWFQGNLPTEMFLSHELYFERCVKFASSFLQLFMHEDDILFKMLLQLLGIPFCAEQQFCNKKRMFQDVKEDILFHVPNLFNPVHLFHLFLSELHYDHQVLLDYLISKDTGISCAEYLLRYM; translated from the exons ATGTCCGGCGGCTCTTCTGATTGCTCGCGTCTTTGCCGTCTGATCGATGAGTCTCTCCGTCCGTGCACG GAACCGGAGGCGATGGTGGTTTCTTTAACGAAAGAGAAGGAGAAACAGATCCTCATCGCTCTTTCTAAG GTCTTGAAAGAAATTCAGCTTTGGACTCGAAAACTCCGCTATTCTGACAAT GGTAAGGAAGCAGAATCGGCCTGTAATAGTGAGTACTGCTCAGACTCTGAGGACCATCACTGTTTGACTAAGATCGTAGCTGACTTG ATAGTTTTGCTAACTTTGGAGAGTCAATATGTTCGACATCTGGCAGGCAATGTTCTCAGTTTCATTTCGGAGTTTTTAGCAGCATCT GAAAGTGACTGGGAAAGATTCGTCCAtttggtttgtgtttgtgtggaatTGGCAGTGGCCAACACACTTTTATATTCTTCTGCACCATCAACCACTGGAGCCGAAGATTCAAATTCTGATTCATCAAACTTTCATGCTGTTGTAAAACCTAGGCTGAAAAATGCTAACTGGTCTACAGTGGCTGGCATCATTCGAGTTTTACGTAATATCTTGAAACATTTGAAGCAAGACTATGATGAACACCTTCTTGAAGTGTACTTAGATTCTGTAGATTCTTGTCTTTCAAATGTGCACTGGGACTTATTGGATGAGAATTGTGACGGTCAGAACAGTGACTCTCAGAAGAGCTTTTCTGCGGATGCTTCATTTCTCAGAAACACCAGTGTGTTGCAAGAGCAATGTGTCATATTTCTAGGAACTTTTCTTCAGCTACTCTGTTCCTTGGTTGACGAAAGTGATTTTGTGGAAGCCACAGGTGTTTCAATTGATAAGCATCCAATTCATCTTAAAATCGTTAACCTTGTGCCTAAAGTTTTATATTGGTCCCTTGGCAAGCAAGGAGATTGTGTTGAGACTTGCATCTCTCAGTACTTTAGACATAAGTTGTTG GTTCTAATGGTCAGGCTTAGTTTTCAAACACGTCTGGAATGTTCCACTCTTGTTTCATGGTTACAACTTCTCCATACTTACTTTCAAGAGGTTTTGCAGCAGCCAATAACTCAACCTGAGTCTTGTCAGGATGATTGTCTAGAAGGCTCTCCATTTTTATTGAGTGTTTCTGATGGAGAAATAAATAGTCCGCACTCCCACCATATTAAGAGGCAggctgtttttcttttcctaaggCTTTCCTTCAGTTTGATCAGTCAAGAAAACACTGACAAGAAATGTGTATGCATAACTCCAAATTCATGCTTAACCGATGAATCAAATTCAGACCTGGAATGTTGCTGTAGAAAGAAGGGTTTGTTAGAGCTCTATAAGTGGTTTCAAGGAAATCTTCCAACTGAGATGTTTTTGAGCCATGAATTGTATTTTGAAAGATGTGTAAAATTTGCCTCATCCTTCCTCCAGTTATTCATGCATGAG GatgatatattatttaaaatgcTCTTGCAACTGCTTGGTATACCTTTTTGCGCAGAGCAACA GTTTTGCAACAAAAAAAGGATGTTTCAAGATGTCAAGGAAGATATTCTTTTTCATGTTCCAAACCTTTTTAATCCTGTACACCTTTTCCATCTATTTCTTTCAgag TTACACTATGATCACCAAGTTCTTCTTGATTACCTTATATCAAAAGACACAGGAATAAGTTGTGCAGAATATCTTTTAAG GTATATGTAA